From a single Kitasatospora sp. NBC_00458 genomic region:
- a CDS encoding AAA family ATPase — protein MTAVPQAPADPDAAHAPHTAGDAPAGAIVLTPHQAGLRAREVVKEIERAVVGKSEALHLVMLGVLAGGHVLIEDLPGLGKTLLARSFATTLGLDFRRIQFTPDLLPSDVTGAPFYDRRSGEMVFRPGPLFTQLLLADEINRTPPKTQAALLEAMAEGQVSVDGATRRLPQPFAVIATANPIEYEGTYSLPEAQLDRFVLRVRMGYLSTGLEASMLRARLDRSAPEPVLEPVSSPAELLAMRAAVERVEVDDDLVDYVVALIDATRGDQQVQVGSSPRGGLALIQLARARAMLEGRDYLTPEDVKALAVPALAHRLTLRPELWVRQVETDDVMARLVDSVPAPQTVPRAAADGSPGGTR, from the coding sequence ATGACCGCCGTACCCCAGGCCCCCGCCGACCCGGACGCCGCGCACGCCCCGCACACCGCGGGGGACGCGCCCGCCGGGGCGATCGTCCTGACGCCGCACCAGGCGGGCCTGCGCGCCCGCGAGGTGGTCAAGGAGATCGAACGCGCCGTGGTGGGCAAGTCCGAAGCCCTGCACCTGGTCATGCTCGGCGTCCTGGCCGGCGGCCACGTCCTGATCGAGGACCTGCCCGGGCTCGGCAAGACCCTGCTGGCGCGCTCCTTCGCGACCACCCTCGGCCTCGACTTCCGCCGGATCCAGTTCACCCCCGACCTGCTGCCCTCGGACGTCACCGGCGCCCCCTTCTACGACCGGCGCAGCGGGGAGATGGTCTTCAGGCCCGGCCCGCTCTTCACCCAGCTCCTGCTGGCGGACGAGATCAACCGCACCCCGCCGAAGACCCAGGCGGCGCTGCTGGAGGCGATGGCCGAGGGCCAGGTCTCCGTCGACGGCGCCACCCGGCGGCTGCCGCAGCCCTTCGCGGTGATCGCCACCGCCAACCCGATCGAGTACGAGGGCACCTACTCCCTGCCGGAGGCCCAGCTCGACCGCTTCGTGCTCCGGGTCCGGATGGGCTACCTGTCCACCGGGCTGGAGGCCTCGATGCTCCGGGCCCGGCTGGACCGGTCCGCGCCCGAACCGGTGCTGGAGCCCGTCAGCAGCCCGGCCGAGCTGCTCGCCATGCGCGCGGCCGTGGAGCGGGTCGAGGTGGACGACGACCTCGTCGACTACGTGGTCGCGCTGATCGACGCCACCCGGGGCGACCAGCAGGTCCAGGTCGGTTCCTCGCCCCGCGGCGGCCTCGCGCTGATCCAGCTGGCCCGGGCCCGCGCCATGCTGGAGGGCCGCGACTACCTGACGCCGGAGGACGTCAAGGCGCTCGCCGTGCCCGCCCTGGCCCACCGCCTCACGCTGCGGCCGGAGCTGTGGGTGCGCCAGGTCGAGACGGACGACGTGATGGCGCGGCTGGTCGACTCGGTGCCGGCGCCGCAGACCGTGCCGCGCGCGGCGGCGGACGGTTCGCCGGGCGGCACGCGGTGA
- a CDS encoding inorganic phosphate transporter: MTGNDAVLALVVATALGFDFTNGFHDTGNAMATSIVTEALRPRAAVALSAVLNLVGAFLSTAVAATIASGLVESGDVTLVVVFAGLAGSILWNLTTWYLGIPSSSSHALIGGVVGATMAAAGASAVKWQGLVSKVIVPATLSPFIAGTVAVVGTHLVYRLTRGVPEGPRDHGFRLGQIGSASMVSLAHGTNDAQKTMGIITLALIANGTLHAGAESPTWVITSCAVAIALGTYLGGWRVIRTLGKGLIEIGSPQGMAAESASAAVILSSTDFGYSLSTTHVATGSILGAGVGKKGAVVRWNVARRMVVAWLFTLPASAVVGAAAYWAANGIGGTLGVVVIFILLVLASTAFFAVSRRTPVTPENVNSAWTGSLTPAPEMNEAAS, encoded by the coding sequence GTGACCGGCAACGACGCGGTCCTGGCTCTGGTGGTCGCCACCGCGCTGGGGTTCGACTTCACCAACGGATTCCATGACACCGGCAACGCGATGGCGACCTCGATCGTCACGGAGGCCCTGCGCCCCCGGGCGGCGGTGGCGCTCTCGGCGGTGCTGAACCTGGTCGGCGCGTTCCTGTCGACCGCCGTCGCGGCGACCATCGCCAGCGGCCTGGTCGAGAGCGGCGACGTCACCCTCGTCGTCGTCTTCGCGGGCCTGGCCGGCAGCATCCTGTGGAACCTGACCACCTGGTACCTCGGCATCCCCTCCAGCTCCTCGCACGCGCTCATCGGCGGCGTCGTCGGGGCCACCATGGCGGCGGCGGGCGCCTCCGCCGTCAAGTGGCAGGGCCTCGTCTCCAAGGTGATCGTGCCCGCCACCCTGTCGCCGTTCATCGCCGGCACGGTCGCGGTGGTCGGCACCCACCTCGTCTACCGCCTCACCCGCGGCGTCCCCGAAGGCCCGCGCGACCACGGCTTCCGGCTCGGCCAGATCGGCTCGGCCTCGATGGTGTCCCTCGCCCACGGCACCAACGACGCGCAGAAGACCATGGGCATCATCACCCTGGCCCTGATCGCCAACGGCACCCTGCACGCCGGCGCCGAGTCGCCGACCTGGGTGATCACCTCCTGCGCGGTGGCCATCGCCCTCGGCACCTACCTCGGCGGCTGGCGCGTCATCAGGACCCTCGGCAAGGGCCTCATCGAGATCGGGTCGCCCCAGGGCATGGCCGCCGAGTCGGCCTCGGCCGCCGTGATCCTCTCCTCCACCGACTTCGGCTACTCGCTCTCCACCACCCACGTGGCCACCGGCTCGATCCTCGGCGCGGGGGTCGGGAAGAAGGGGGCGGTGGTGCGCTGGAACGTCGCCCGCCGGATGGTCGTGGCCTGGCTGTTCACCCTGCCCGCCTCCGCGGTGGTCGGCGCCGCGGCCTACTGGGCCGCGAACGGGATCGGCGGCACCCTGGGCGTCGTGGTGATCTTCATCCTGCTGGTCCTGGCCTCGACCGCCTTCTTCGCCGTCTCCCGGCGGACGCCCGTGACACCCGAGAACGTCAACTCCGCCTGGACCGGCTCACTGACCCCGGCACCGGAGATGAACGAGGCGGCCTCGTGA
- a CDS encoding AfsR/SARP family transcriptional regulator: MRSGHEEAELGPPRQRAVLAVLLLNSGRPVRTERIVDVVWGAEAPERSVNLVQKYVSGLRRALAGLATLAWTDAGYVLAPAGTVDVQRFEELVAAGRSSRTAGDAAGGAEAFTEAVALWRGPLAQGVDGPGIEPLRLRLTEARLGALEDLFDLELELGRLAGRIPELRRLVAEHPLRERFHAQLVLALAQSGRQAEALEVYERVRRSLVEEHGLDPGPHLRAAQERVLRLAAAPAPGPHGAGYPAGTAGPAEPGRRRDTGHPPAPEHGPAAARRTGPDQEPRRQARRPAPDIPRPAQLPPGPRGFIGRQHHIERLAELLCPADGTLPLVCLEGTAGVGKTALALHAAHRAAPLFPDGQLFADLRGHGRAAPAEPAELLGGFLRALGVPAEHVPQGVNERIGLYRSLLAGRGVLVVLDNARDADQVRPLLPGGGGSAVLVTSRRRLVSLTAREGAHRLVVPVLPPDESRRLVDVLLCPGQGDNAAAVDEIVRLCAGLPLALRIVAANAAYRSDVPLTRIAQELAVDRVAAISSPDEAQTALAGSIGLSYDLLHPAARTVFCLLGLVPGPDFTRDAAAALAGSESAAAERQLRELEVANMLERADADRYRFPHELLQLFAHDRAHRELAVSERTAALGRLLGWYLATATDASAGGRAQRRTVDPAGVVTPDPHRGPRERHTDLHAEFANLTAVVRHTAEYGPLPIAWQLADALRAFCKQHALFAEWCRLAEAGLAAAREAGDRRAEAAMLLNLSDAKHNSGLITAGEEYARHALALGRELRRPEVEASALDQLGRAAWLRGTLHEARAHLTAAVGLHTRTGDPLGLAVSLAALGRTEFDSGDPAEAYRHYTRCLRLARTTGTAAMETMTLVELGLVHAALGRPGNAAQSLRAALSLGRTGYHRRAEALALTGLSLLHAEAGRTEEARAAAREGLRAAESHGDRWTEAECLNATGAAALTADDPATAAARHGAALTLAGRLGYRRAELHALVGLAEAALRLGNDERAADYAGRAYASAAALGYRPLANTALRIQRRLPPARDRTEETTVLGAY; encoded by the coding sequence GTGAGAAGCGGACACGAAGAGGCGGAGCTCGGACCGCCCCGGCAGCGTGCCGTCCTGGCCGTCCTGCTGCTCAACAGCGGGCGCCCGGTGCGGACCGAAAGGATCGTGGACGTGGTCTGGGGCGCCGAGGCGCCCGAGCGGAGCGTCAACCTGGTGCAGAAGTACGTCTCCGGACTGCGCCGGGCACTGGCCGGACTCGCCACCCTGGCCTGGACGGACGCCGGCTACGTCCTGGCGCCGGCCGGCACGGTGGACGTCCAGCGGTTCGAGGAACTGGTCGCCGCCGGACGGTCGAGCCGGACGGCGGGCGACGCCGCCGGCGGCGCCGAGGCGTTCACCGAAGCGGTGGCGCTCTGGCGCGGCCCGCTGGCCCAGGGGGTCGACGGCCCCGGCATCGAACCGCTGCGGCTGCGGCTCACGGAGGCCCGGCTCGGCGCCCTGGAGGACCTCTTCGACCTGGAACTGGAACTGGGCCGACTGGCCGGCCGGATCCCCGAGCTGCGCCGACTGGTCGCCGAACACCCGCTGCGCGAGCGCTTCCACGCCCAACTGGTGCTGGCACTGGCCCAGTCCGGGCGGCAGGCGGAGGCGCTGGAGGTGTACGAGCGGGTCCGCCGCTCGCTCGTCGAGGAACACGGCCTGGACCCGGGACCGCACCTGCGCGCCGCCCAGGAGCGCGTCCTGCGCCTGGCCGCGGCCCCGGCGCCCGGACCGCACGGCGCCGGGTACCCGGCCGGAACGGCCGGACCCGCGGAACCGGGACGGCGGAGGGACACCGGCCACCCGCCGGCCCCGGAGCACGGCCCGGCCGCGGCACGCCGGACCGGGCCGGACCAGGAGCCCCGGCGGCAGGCCCGGCGGCCCGCGCCGGACATTCCCAGACCGGCCCAACTCCCGCCCGGACCACGCGGGTTCATCGGCCGCCAGCACCACATCGAACGTCTCGCCGAACTGCTCTGCCCCGCCGACGGCACACTGCCGCTGGTCTGCCTGGAGGGCACCGCCGGCGTCGGCAAGACCGCGCTGGCCCTGCACGCCGCCCACCGTGCCGCACCGCTCTTCCCGGACGGCCAGCTCTTCGCCGACCTGCGCGGCCACGGCCGGGCCGCACCGGCCGAGCCCGCCGAGCTCCTCGGCGGCTTCCTGCGGGCCCTCGGGGTCCCCGCCGAGCACGTGCCGCAGGGCGTCAACGAACGGATCGGCCTCTACCGTTCCCTGCTGGCCGGCCGCGGCGTCCTGGTCGTCCTGGACAACGCCCGGGACGCCGACCAGGTCCGGCCGCTGCTTCCGGGCGGCGGCGGCAGCGCGGTACTGGTCACCAGCCGGCGCCGACTGGTCAGCCTGACCGCCCGCGAGGGCGCCCACCGGCTCGTCGTGCCGGTGCTGCCCCCCGACGAGTCGCGCCGGCTCGTCGACGTCCTGCTCTGCCCGGGACAGGGGGACAACGCGGCCGCCGTCGACGAGATCGTCCGGCTCTGCGCAGGCCTGCCGCTGGCCCTGCGGATCGTCGCCGCCAACGCGGCCTACCGCTCCGACGTGCCGCTCACCCGGATCGCCCAGGAACTCGCCGTCGACCGGGTGGCCGCGATCTCCTCGCCCGACGAGGCGCAGACCGCACTGGCCGGCTCGATCGGCCTCTCCTACGACCTGCTCCACCCGGCCGCCCGCACCGTCTTCTGCCTGCTCGGCCTCGTCCCCGGACCGGACTTCACCCGGGACGCCGCCGCCGCGCTGGCCGGCTCGGAGTCGGCCGCGGCCGAACGGCAGCTGCGCGAGCTGGAGGTCGCCAACATGCTGGAGCGGGCCGACGCCGACCGGTACCGGTTCCCGCACGAACTCCTCCAGCTGTTCGCCCACGACCGCGCCCACCGGGAACTGGCGGTGTCCGAACGGACCGCGGCGCTGGGCCGGCTGCTCGGCTGGTACCTGGCGACGGCCACCGACGCGAGCGCCGGCGGCCGGGCCCAGCGCCGGACCGTCGACCCGGCGGGCGTCGTCACCCCCGACCCGCACCGCGGACCGCGCGAACGGCACACCGACCTGCACGCCGAGTTCGCCAACCTGACCGCCGTCGTCCGGCACACCGCCGAGTACGGACCGCTCCCCATCGCCTGGCAACTCGCCGACGCCCTCCGGGCGTTCTGCAAGCAGCACGCGCTGTTCGCCGAATGGTGCCGGCTCGCCGAAGCCGGTCTGGCCGCCGCCCGGGAGGCCGGCGACCGCCGGGCCGAGGCCGCCATGCTGCTCAACCTCAGCGACGCCAAGCACAACTCCGGACTGATCACGGCCGGCGAGGAGTACGCCCGGCACGCCCTGGCGCTCGGCCGCGAGCTGCGCCGGCCCGAGGTCGAGGCCTCCGCACTCGACCAGCTCGGCCGCGCCGCATGGCTCCGCGGGACCCTCCACGAAGCCCGCGCCCACCTCACCGCGGCCGTCGGCCTGCACACCCGCACCGGCGACCCGCTCGGCCTCGCCGTCTCGCTCGCCGCGCTCGGCCGCACCGAGTTCGACTCCGGCGACCCGGCCGAGGCCTACCGGCACTACACCCGCTGCCTGCGGCTGGCCCGCACCACCGGGACGGCCGCGATGGAGACCATGACCCTGGTCGAACTCGGCCTGGTGCACGCCGCGCTCGGCCGCCCCGGCAACGCCGCCCAGTCGCTGCGGGCGGCACTCTCGCTCGGCCGCACCGGGTACCACCGGCGTGCCGAGGCACTGGCCCTGACCGGGCTGAGCCTGCTGCACGCCGAGGCCGGGCGCACCGAGGAGGCCCGCGCCGCGGCCCGCGAGGGGCTGCGCGCCGCGGAGTCGCACGGCGACCGCTGGACCGAGGCCGAGTGTCTCAACGCCACCGGCGCCGCCGCGCTCACCGCCGACGACCCGGCCACCGCCGCGGCGCGGCACGGCGCCGCACTCACCCTGGCCGGCCGGCTCGGCTACCGGCGCGCCGAGCTGCACGCGCTGGTCGGGCTCGCCGAGGCCGCGCTCCGGCTGGGCAACGACGAGCGCGCCGCCGACTACGCCGGCCGGGCGTACGCCTCCGCCGCCGCGCTCGGCTACCGGCCGCTCGCCAACACGGCCCTGCGCATCCAGCGCCGCCTGCCGCCGGCCCGCGACCGCACGGAGGAGACGACCGTGCTCGGCGCCTACTGA
- a CDS encoding DUF4129 domain-containing protein produces MNDDAARAGHRTPGAGAPGAGTRRVAGVVLVVAGLLLAAAALRPDGGLLGTAVTGPVRTLGPVVLLSLGWLVVVGRFASRLREEVRHLVGPTPWAERLREAAVVLLAGAAVAVPVLMVVLHTRAVDRPDPAVEPKARPTEPVLPDDQDTVGEPGAPVEPLLAVLAAALVLALLAVLVVVLLRMFRLHRLGRRQPPGLLPAAPPRAGDVLAAAVDTGRRALTGDDARAAVIACYAAMEGTLAVSGISRRDCDSPTELLERAVAHDGVDPVHTGALTALFREARYSTHPMDGSHVDRARAALDAVAARLEARADGPPGPDGADGAPAVAGAGPAGAPGDAR; encoded by the coding sequence ATGAACGACGACGCGGCGCGGGCCGGGCACCGGACGCCGGGCGCGGGCGCGCCCGGCGCGGGCACCCGACGGGTGGCGGGGGTCGTGCTGGTCGTGGCCGGGCTGCTGCTCGCCGCGGCAGCGCTCCGGCCGGACGGCGGACTGCTCGGGACGGCCGTCACCGGACCGGTGCGCACGCTCGGGCCGGTGGTGCTGCTCTCACTCGGCTGGCTGGTCGTCGTCGGGCGTTTCGCCTCGCGGCTGCGTGAGGAGGTCCGGCACCTGGTCGGCCCGACGCCGTGGGCCGAGCGCCTGCGGGAGGCCGCGGTCGTGCTGCTCGCCGGGGCCGCCGTCGCGGTCCCGGTGCTGATGGTGGTTCTCCACACCCGGGCGGTCGACCGGCCGGATCCGGCCGTCGAACCGAAGGCGCGACCGACGGAACCGGTGCTGCCGGACGACCAGGATACCGTCGGGGAGCCCGGTGCCCCGGTCGAGCCCCTCCTCGCGGTGCTCGCCGCCGCCCTGGTCCTGGCCCTGCTGGCCGTGCTCGTGGTCGTCCTCCTCCGGATGTTCCGCCTGCATCGGCTCGGACGGCGGCAGCCGCCCGGACTGCTCCCCGCCGCGCCGCCGCGGGCCGGGGACGTGCTGGCCGCCGCGGTCGACACCGGCCGGCGCGCGCTGACCGGCGACGACGCGCGGGCCGCCGTGATCGCCTGCTACGCCGCGATGGAGGGCACGCTGGCGGTCTCGGGGATCTCCCGGCGGGACTGCGACAGCCCGACGGAACTGCTGGAACGCGCGGTGGCCCACGACGGGGTGGACCCCGTCCACACCGGCGCCCTCACCGCGCTGTTCCGTGAGGCCCGCTACTCGACCCACCCGATGGACGGCTCCCACGTGGACCGCGCGCGGGCGGCCCTCGACGCCGTCGCCGCCCGCCTGGAGGCCCGGGCGGACGGTCCCCCGGGGCCGGACGGGGCCGACGGTGCCCCCGCCGTCGCCGGGGCGGGCCCCGCCGGTGCGCCGGGAGACGCCCGGTGA
- a CDS encoding DUF58 domain-containing protein, whose product MTAAPPDVAAPPAAAAPPDAAPPATAGPDGPAAPATPAATADAVTLRVLTRSAWATEAGLPKSPPSPHWRAGEQTLRLLTVAAVAAVAALVTGHPWLLALAAGPAVLLALAAPGNGRPSELAAESTAEPRRCFEGEQVTVRVTVRHDGRIGPLDPTFAFGPGLTLEALTIGDDTLDLVLRAGSWGRWTLGTLDLDVYDSGGLARRTVRADLGEVDVFPVPSASRLTPIPVRLPERIGEHITAHEGTGVEVVGVRPHVPGERQRRIHWPSTTRRDAVQINQFAAERAADAVVLLDTLADVRDAVTGLSSLDETLRAAGGLARAYLRRHDRVGLIAVGGDLRWLTAATGDRQFYRMVESVLEVRQDRRHRGPALPRLPLAALPGHALVYAFTPLADQRILDVLGQVRERGNPLVVVEVPAGEPAADPGDEVDTLALRLWRAEREAMRSALRGRGIPVARHTPGEALDLGLAPLLRRRIGRPAR is encoded by the coding sequence GTGACCGCCGCGCCGCCTGACGTCGCCGCACCACCGGCCGCCGCCGCGCCGCCTGACGCCGCACCGCCCGCCACCGCCGGGCCGGACGGCCCCGCCGCGCCCGCCACCCCCGCCGCCACCGCGGACGCCGTCACCCTCCGCGTGCTGACCCGCAGCGCCTGGGCCACCGAAGCCGGACTCCCGAAGTCCCCGCCCTCCCCGCACTGGCGGGCCGGTGAGCAGACCCTGCGGCTGCTCACCGTCGCGGCCGTGGCGGCGGTCGCCGCCCTGGTCACCGGCCACCCCTGGCTGCTCGCCCTGGCGGCCGGCCCCGCCGTGCTGCTCGCCCTGGCCGCCCCCGGGAACGGCCGCCCCTCGGAGCTGGCCGCGGAGAGCACCGCCGAGCCGCGCCGCTGCTTCGAGGGCGAGCAGGTCACCGTGCGGGTGACCGTCCGGCACGACGGCCGGATCGGCCCGCTCGACCCGACCTTCGCCTTCGGCCCCGGCCTCACCCTGGAGGCCCTCACCATCGGCGACGACACGCTCGACCTGGTCCTGAGGGCCGGCAGCTGGGGCCGCTGGACCCTGGGCACCCTCGACCTCGACGTCTACGACTCCGGCGGCCTGGCCCGCCGGACGGTGCGCGCCGACCTGGGCGAGGTCGACGTCTTCCCGGTGCCGAGCGCCTCCCGCCTGACCCCGATCCCGGTCCGCCTGCCCGAACGGATCGGCGAGCACATCACCGCGCACGAGGGCACCGGGGTCGAGGTCGTCGGCGTGCGCCCGCACGTCCCGGGCGAGCGCCAGCGGCGCATCCACTGGCCGTCCACCACCCGCCGCGACGCCGTCCAGATCAACCAGTTCGCCGCCGAACGCGCCGCCGACGCGGTCGTCCTGCTGGACACCCTGGCCGACGTCCGGGACGCCGTCACCGGCCTCTCCAGCCTGGACGAGACCCTGCGCGCGGCCGGCGGACTGGCCCGGGCCTACCTGCGGCGGCACGACCGGGTCGGCCTGATCGCGGTCGGCGGCGACCTGCGCTGGCTCACCGCGGCCACCGGGGACCGCCAGTTCTACCGCATGGTGGAGAGCGTGCTGGAGGTCCGCCAGGACCGGCGCCACCGCGGCCCCGCCCTCCCGCGCCTGCCCCTGGCCGCCCTGCCGGGCCACGCACTGGTGTACGCCTTCACCCCGCTGGCCGACCAGCGGATCCTGGACGTGCTCGGCCAGGTCCGCGAGCGCGGCAACCCGCTCGTCGTGGTCGAGGTCCCGGCCGGCGAACCGGCGGCCGACCCCGGGGACGAGGTCGACACCCTCGCGCTGCGCCTCTGGCGCGCCGAACGCGAGGCGATGCGTTCGGCGCTGCGCGGGCGGGGCATTCCGGTGGCCCGCCACACCCCGGGCGAGGCGCTCGACCTGGGACTCGCGCCCCTGCTGCGCCGCCGGATCGGGAGGCCGGCCCGGTGA
- a CDS encoding DJ-1/PfpI family protein: protein MNDGAARQIAILLFPGVEELDAIGPWEVLSYWTRKFPEDGWEVSCVSRDGGPVLCAKGLTVQAHHARDAMPAPDVLLHPGGQGTRPLLEDADHLDWVRGLAATASLTTSVCTGALVLARLGLLRGRPATTHWSTLDRLAELEPTADVRRDERFVDDGDLVTSAGISAGIDMALHLVARLHSVERARQVRHGIQYYPEPPV, encoded by the coding sequence ATGAACGACGGAGCCGCACGGCAGATCGCGATCCTGCTCTTCCCCGGGGTCGAGGAGCTGGACGCGATCGGGCCGTGGGAAGTCCTCTCCTACTGGACCCGCAAGTTCCCCGAGGACGGCTGGGAGGTGAGCTGCGTCTCCCGCGACGGCGGCCCGGTGCTCTGCGCCAAGGGGCTCACCGTGCAGGCCCACCACGCACGGGACGCGATGCCCGCACCGGACGTCCTGCTGCACCCCGGCGGCCAGGGCACCCGCCCCCTGCTGGAGGACGCCGACCACCTCGACTGGGTCCGCGGGCTGGCCGCCACCGCCTCGCTGACCACCAGCGTCTGCACCGGTGCGCTCGTCCTGGCCCGGCTCGGGCTGCTGCGCGGGCGGCCCGCCACCACGCACTGGTCGACGCTCGACCGGCTCGCCGAGCTGGAGCCCACCGCGGACGTCCGCCGCGACGAGCGCTTCGTGGACGACGGCGACCTCGTCACCTCGGCCGGCATCTCGGCGGGCATCGACATGGCGCTGCACCTGGTGGCCCGGCTGCACTCGGTCGAGCGCGCCCGGCAGGTGCGGCACGGCATCCAGTACTACCCCGAGCCGCCGGTGTAG
- a CDS encoding aminoglycoside phosphotransferase family protein, translated as MGIVEIDERTVRALLREQHPDLAGLDLRFAATGWDNQQWRLGDDYALRLPRTERAPELLRKEQRWLPVLGQGLPLTVPAMVRTGEPSALFPRPWSIVTWVPGEPADRAPVTRAGDAADALAGFLAALHRPAPAGAPENPDRGVPLALLADGFEYAFQPFASDRRADAVREVWEQAVAAPVRQGPPRWLHGDLHPANVVVSDGTISGVIDFGELCAGDPATDVAAAWLLLPGGADERFLAGYPEADGAMIRRARGWAVLRALHLLAIGRAGDRGLPGGKPTWGPAGRAAIDRVLATA; from the coding sequence ATGGGGATCGTGGAGATCGACGAGCGGACGGTACGGGCCCTGCTCCGGGAACAGCACCCGGACCTGGCGGGGCTGGACCTCCGGTTCGCCGCCACCGGGTGGGACAACCAGCAGTGGCGGCTCGGGGACGACTACGCCCTGCGCCTGCCGCGCACCGAGCGGGCCCCGGAGCTCCTGCGCAAGGAACAGCGGTGGCTGCCTGTACTGGGGCAGGGTCTGCCGTTGACCGTGCCCGCCATGGTGCGGACCGGTGAGCCGTCCGCGCTCTTCCCGCGCCCCTGGAGCATCGTGACCTGGGTCCCCGGCGAGCCGGCCGACCGCGCCCCGGTCACCCGCGCCGGGGACGCCGCGGACGCGCTGGCCGGCTTCCTCGCGGCGCTCCACCGGCCGGCGCCCGCCGGAGCGCCGGAGAACCCGGACCGCGGGGTCCCGCTCGCCCTGCTCGCGGACGGGTTCGAGTACGCCTTCCAGCCGTTCGCCTCCGACCGGCGGGCCGACGCGGTCCGCGAGGTCTGGGAGCAGGCGGTGGCGGCTCCCGTCCGGCAGGGCCCGCCGAGGTGGCTGCACGGCGACCTGCACCCGGCCAACGTGGTCGTCTCGGACGGCACGATCTCGGGCGTGATCGACTTCGGCGAGCTCTGCGCCGGCGATCCGGCGACCGATGTCGCGGCCGCGTGGCTGCTGCTCCCCGGCGGCGCGGACGAGCGGTTCCTCGCCGGCTACCCGGAGGCGGACGGGGCGATGATCCGGCGGGCCCGCGGCTGGGCGGTGCTGCGCGCCCTCCACCTGCTCGCGATCGGGCGCGCCGGGGACCGCGGCCTGCCCGGCGGGAAGCCGACCTGGGGCCCGGCGGGCCGGGCGGCGATCGACCGCGTCCTCGCCACCGCCTGA